Proteins encoded in a region of the Pseudomonas sp. GOM7 genome:
- a CDS encoding M48 family metalloprotease — protein MTFLRPTLLTLACLFAAHTGASDLPSLGDSSSSIVSPQQEHLLGRAWLALLRGQVAQLDDPLLKDFVESSVYRLAETSQVQDRRLEFILLNSPQLNAFAAPGGIIGVNGGLFLYAQTEAEYASVMAHELAHLSQRHFARGLEAQQRMQLPLMAAMLAGIVAAAAGAGDAGMATIFSAQAAAIQEQRRFSRQNEQEADRIGLLNLERAGYDPRAMPSMFERLMRQYRYDAKPPEFLLTHPVSESRIADTRNRAEQYPAKGVEDSLRYQLMRARVQLTYEETPGVAAKRFRAMLDENPKLDAARYGLVLAQMKSGQLDEAWQTLQPLLKSDPDELIYNLAQIELDMAQNRLDEAQRRQTRMFTLYPSSYPLQQARVDLLLKQRRTQDAERALDELVKVRDKDPDVWYQVAEVRGLSGNTIGLHQARAEYFALVGDYKQALEQLDFAKRRASNNFQLASRLDARQRELEDEQRMVDQMLR, from the coding sequence ATGACTTTTCTGCGCCCTACCCTGTTGACGCTCGCCTGCCTCTTCGCCGCCCACACCGGGGCCAGCGATCTGCCTTCGCTCGGCGACTCCAGTTCGTCCATCGTCTCGCCGCAGCAGGAGCATCTGCTGGGCCGCGCCTGGCTGGCTCTGCTGCGTGGCCAGGTCGCCCAGCTCGACGACCCGCTGCTCAAGGACTTCGTCGAAAGCAGCGTCTATCGCCTGGCGGAAACCAGCCAGGTGCAGGATCGACGTCTGGAGTTCATCCTGCTCAATAGCCCGCAGCTCAATGCCTTCGCCGCACCTGGCGGGATCATCGGCGTCAATGGCGGCCTGTTTCTCTATGCCCAGACCGAGGCCGAGTACGCCTCGGTGATGGCTCACGAACTGGCGCACTTGTCGCAACGCCACTTCGCCCGCGGCCTGGAAGCACAGCAACGCATGCAGTTGCCGTTGATGGCAGCGATGCTCGCCGGCATCGTCGCAGCTGCTGCCGGTGCCGGTGATGCCGGCATGGCCACCATCTTTTCTGCCCAGGCGGCGGCGATTCAGGAACAACGGCGCTTCTCCCGGCAGAACGAGCAGGAGGCCGACCGTATCGGCCTGCTCAACCTGGAGCGCGCCGGCTACGACCCAAGGGCCATGCCAAGCATGTTCGAGCGCCTGATGCGCCAGTACCGCTACGACGCCAAGCCACCAGAATTCCTGCTCACGCACCCGGTTTCGGAGTCGCGCATTGCCGACACCCGCAACCGCGCCGAGCAGTATCCGGCCAAGGGCGTGGAAGACAGCCTGCGCTACCAACTGATGCGTGCCCGCGTGCAATTGACCTACGAGGAAACCCCGGGAGTCGCTGCCAAGCGCTTCCGCGCGATGCTCGACGAGAACCCCAAGCTCGACGCCGCGCGTTATGGCCTGGTTCTGGCGCAGATGAAGAGCGGCCAGCTAGACGAGGCATGGCAGACACTGCAGCCGCTGCTCAAGAGCGACCCGGACGAGCTCATCTACAACCTGGCACAGATCGAGCTGGACATGGCGCAGAATCGCCTGGACGAGGCCCAGCGCCGACAAACCCGTATGTTCACCCTCTACCCCAGCAGTTACCCGCTGCAGCAGGCGCGGGTCGATCTGCTGCTCAAGCAGCGCCGCACCCAGGATGCCGAACGTGCCCTGGACGAGTTGGTGAAGGTGCGCGACAAGGATCCCGACGTCTGGTACCAGGTGGCCGAAGTGCGTGGCCTGAGCGGCAACACCATCGGCTTGCACCAGGCCCGTGCCGAATATTTCGCCCTGGTTGGCGATTACAAACAGGCCCTGGAGCAGCTCGACTTCGCCAAGCGCCGCGCCAGCAACAACTTCCAACTGGCTTCGCGCCTCGATGCCCGCCAGCGCGAACTGGAAGACGAGCAGCGCATGGTCGACCAGATGCTGCGCTGA
- a CDS encoding sulfurtransferase TusA family protein, protein MTDVPEFDVELDASGLNCPLPLLKAKLELNRLSSGAVLKVTATDAGSQRDFRAFASLAGHALLHEEVGEGVYRYWLRKA, encoded by the coding sequence ATGACTGATGTACCTGAGTTCGATGTCGAACTCGACGCCTCCGGGCTCAATTGCCCCCTGCCACTGCTCAAGGCCAAGCTCGAACTCAATCGCCTGAGCAGTGGCGCGGTGCTCAAGGTCACCGCCACCGATGCGGGATCGCAGCGCGACTTTCGCGCCTTTGCCAGCCTGGCCGGCCACGCGCTGCTGCATGAAGAGGTGGGCGAGGGCGTCTACCGCTACTGGTTGCGCAAGGCCTGA
- a CDS encoding AI-2E family transporter — protein MFKVLQDWVHRYFSDEQAVVLAVLLVLGFAVVLTLGGMLAPVLTGLVLAFLMQGLVNGLERLKVPQTLAVWLVFTLFMGALVVFMLVLMPLLWQQLSTLFNELPRMVVEWQALLLLLPERYPHLISDAQVLQLIESMRGEVGKFGQWALSFSLSSLPMLVSLMIYLVLVPILVFFFLKDRELIGSWFRGYLPRERALITQVSQEMNQQIANYIRGKFIEIIICGVVTYIAFAYLGLNYAALLALLVGLSVVVPYIGAVVVTVPVALIGLFQWGWSDQFIYLMIVYGIIQALDGNVLVPLLFSEAVNLHPVAIICAVLLFGGLWGFWGVFFAIPLATLFKAVINAWPRIEPEPV, from the coding sequence ATGTTCAAGGTTTTGCAGGATTGGGTGCACCGTTACTTCTCCGATGAGCAGGCGGTGGTGTTGGCGGTATTGCTGGTGCTCGGCTTTGCCGTGGTGCTGACGCTCGGCGGCATGCTGGCGCCAGTGCTGACCGGGCTGGTGCTGGCCTTCCTGATGCAGGGGCTGGTCAATGGCCTGGAGCGCCTCAAGGTGCCGCAGACTTTGGCTGTCTGGCTGGTGTTCACCTTGTTCATGGGGGCACTGGTGGTGTTCATGCTGGTGCTGATGCCATTGCTCTGGCAGCAGCTCAGTACCCTGTTCAACGAACTGCCGCGCATGGTCGTCGAATGGCAGGCGCTGCTCCTGCTGCTGCCGGAGCGTTATCCCCACCTGATCAGCGATGCCCAGGTGCTGCAACTGATCGAAAGCATGCGCGGTGAGGTGGGCAAGTTCGGCCAGTGGGCCTTGTCCTTCTCCCTTTCCAGCCTGCCCATGCTGGTCAGCCTGATGATCTATTTGGTGCTGGTACCCATCCTGGTGTTCTTCTTCCTCAAGGATCGCGAGCTGATCGGTAGCTGGTTCCGCGGCTACCTGCCGCGCGAGCGTGCGCTGATCACCCAGGTGTCGCAGGAAATGAACCAGCAGATTGCCAATTACATTCGTGGCAAGTTCATCGAGATCATCATATGTGGTGTGGTCACCTATATCGCCTTCGCCTATCTGGGGCTCAACTACGCCGCGCTGCTGGCGTTACTGGTGGGGCTTTCGGTAGTGGTGCCCTACATCGGCGCGGTGGTGGTGACCGTGCCGGTGGCGCTGATCGGTCTGTTCCAGTGGGGCTGGAGCGACCAGTTCATCTACCTGATGATCGTTTACGGCATCATCCAGGCGCTCGATGGCAACGTGCTGGTGCCGCTGCTGTTCTCCGAGGCGGTCAACCTGCACCCGGTGGCGATCATCTGCGCGGTGCTGCTGTTCGGCGGCCTGTGGGGCTTCTGGGGTGTGTTCTTCGCCATTCCCCTGGCCACCCTGTTCAAGGCGGTGATCAACGCCTGGCCGAGGATCGAACCGGAGCCCGTCTAG
- a CDS encoding peroxiredoxin, whose amino-acid sequence MTVELDKPVADFQAVATSGQQVKLSELKGQQVVLYFYPKDATPGCTTEGMDFSARFEQFKAANTLIFGVSMDSLKKHESFKCKQAFPFELISDEEHQLCDLFGVYQMKKNYGKEYMGIVRSTFLIDKDGVLREEWRNIKVAGHVDKVLAAAEALNKG is encoded by the coding sequence ATGACCGTCGAACTCGACAAACCCGTTGCCGATTTCCAGGCTGTCGCCACCAGCGGCCAGCAGGTCAAGCTCTCCGAGCTGAAAGGCCAGCAGGTGGTGCTGTACTTCTATCCCAAGGACGCCACGCCCGGCTGCACCACCGAAGGCATGGACTTCAGCGCCCGCTTCGAGCAGTTCAAGGCGGCCAATACGCTGATCTTCGGTGTGTCCATGGACAGTCTGAAGAAGCACGAGAGCTTCAAGTGCAAGCAGGCCTTCCCCTTCGAGCTGATCAGCGACGAAGAGCACCAGCTCTGCGACCTGTTCGGCGTGTACCAGATGAAGAAGAACTACGGCAAGGAATACATGGGTATCGTGCGCAGCACCTTCCTCATCGACAAGGACGGCGTGCTGCGCGAGGAGTGGCGCAACATCAAGGTTGCCGGCCATGTCGACAAGGTGCTCGCCGCCGCCGAGGCGCTGAACAAGGGTTGA
- a CDS encoding glycine cleavage system protein R: MSTPVVREQFLLISALGRDAMSLTNLLSRACHENRCAVISTRLSRHGEYSALVLQVSGSWDALARLESGMPALAKKHDFSVNLIRSGAAEARPQALPYVAYVSAVYRPDILNELCQFFLDHRVELESLTCDTYQAPQTGGTMLNATLTVTLPAGTQISWLRDQFLDFADALNLDALIEPWRPQNP; this comes from the coding sequence ATGTCCACCCCCGTCGTTCGCGAACAATTCCTGCTCATCAGTGCCCTTGGCCGCGATGCCATGAGCCTGACCAATCTGCTCAGCCGCGCCTGCCACGAGAACCGTTGCGCCGTGATCAGCACCCGCCTGAGCCGCCATGGCGAATACAGCGCGTTGGTGCTGCAGGTGTCCGGTAGCTGGGATGCCCTGGCCCGCCTGGAGTCCGGCATGCCGGCACTGGCCAAGAAGCACGATTTCTCGGTCAACCTGATTCGCAGTGGCGCGGCCGAAGCACGCCCGCAGGCGCTGCCCTACGTGGCTTACGTCAGCGCCGTGTACCGCCCGGACATTCTCAACGAGCTGTGCCAGTTCTTCCTCGACCATCGCGTCGAGTTGGAGAGCCTGACCTGCGACACCTACCAAGCCCCGCAGACCGGCGGCACCATGCTCAACGCCACGCTGACCGTGACGCTGCCGGCCGGCACCCAGATCAGCTGGCTGCGCGATCAGTTCCTCGATTTCGCCGATGCCTTGAATCTGGATGCGCTGATCGAACCCTGGCGCCCACAGAATCCCTGA
- the dapA gene encoding 4-hydroxy-tetrahydrodipicolinate synthase yields MIAGSMVALVTPMDAQGDLDWDALSKLVDFHLQEGTNAIVAVGTTGESATLEVSEHIEVIQRVVKQVAGRIPVIAGTGGNSTRESVELTRAAQDVGADACLLVTPYYNKPTQEGLYQHFRHIAEAVAIPQILYNVPGRTVCDMLPETVERLAKIDNIIGIKEATGDLQRAQDVIDRVSKDFLVYSGDDATAVELMLLGGKGNISVTANVAPRAMSDLCAAAMRGEAAIARAINDRLMPLHKALFIESNPIPVKWALHEMGMMGDGIRLPLTWLSPRCHEPLRQAMRQCGVLA; encoded by the coding sequence ATGATTGCGGGCAGCATGGTGGCATTGGTCACGCCCATGGATGCGCAAGGGGATCTGGATTGGGATGCCCTGAGCAAACTGGTGGATTTCCACCTGCAGGAGGGCACCAACGCCATCGTCGCGGTCGGCACCACGGGTGAGTCCGCCACGCTGGAAGTGTCCGAGCACATCGAAGTGATCCAGCGCGTGGTCAAGCAGGTGGCCGGGCGCATCCCGGTGATCGCCGGTACCGGCGGCAACTCCACCCGTGAGTCCGTCGAGCTGACCCGCGCTGCTCAGGACGTTGGCGCCGATGCCTGCCTGCTGGTGACCCCCTACTACAACAAGCCGACCCAGGAAGGCCTGTACCAGCACTTCCGCCACATTGCCGAAGCCGTGGCCATCCCGCAGATCCTCTACAACGTGCCGGGCCGCACCGTGTGCGACATGCTGCCGGAAACCGTCGAGCGGCTGGCCAAGATCGACAACATCATCGGCATCAAGGAAGCCACTGGCGATCTGCAGCGCGCTCAGGACGTCATCGACCGCGTGAGCAAGGATTTCCTCGTCTATTCCGGTGACGACGCCACCGCCGTGGAACTGATGCTGCTCGGTGGCAAGGGCAACATTTCCGTGACCGCCAACGTCGCCCCGCGCGCCATGAGTGACCTGTGCGCCGCCGCCATGCGTGGCGAAGCTGCCATCGCCCGCGCCATCAACGACCGCCTGATGCCCCTGCACAAGGCACTGTTCATCGAATCCAACCCGATTCCGGTGAAGTGGGCTCTGCATGAAATGGGCATGATGGGTGACGGCATCCGCCTGCCGCTGACCTGGCTCAGCCCGCGTTGTCATGAACCGCTGCGCCAGGCCATGCGCCAGTGCGGTGTATTGGCTTAA
- the bamC gene encoding outer membrane protein assembly factor BamC: MKRLAGLSALALIISSTSGCGWLWGENGYFRDRGSDYLEARQTAPMKLPADVDAKRLDPLLPVPAQVPNDTQTSGEFEVPRPQTMQVRSDERDFSLQRSGDSRWIVAQRVPAEVWPLARQFFEDNGFRIADERPQVGEFTTAWQRFDELSANMARRLSSRVSGVAADAETRVRVRIEPGVQRNTSEVFVTSVQRPAGSTADVAFAASGNASLEGALLDEMMVSMARSVEQGGSVSLLAARDFDAPSRASLSEDGNGNPVLNLSADFDRAWSGVGRSLELADIRVDDLNRSLGVYYINLAEGAQRRDEKPGFFRRLFGSEPSKEEIEARAERYQVRLTTVGEGVQVTVEKDLNTIAPDDVARRVLGLIQDNLG, from the coding sequence ATGAAGCGACTGGCCGGACTCTCCGCCCTTGCTCTGATCATCTCCAGCACCAGTGGTTGTGGCTGGCTCTGGGGTGAAAACGGTTATTTCCGTGATCGTGGCAGCGACTACCTGGAAGCGCGGCAGACCGCGCCCATGAAACTCCCAGCCGACGTCGATGCCAAGCGCCTCGACCCGCTGCTGCCGGTGCCCGCTCAGGTGCCCAACGACACCCAGACCTCCGGTGAATTCGAGGTGCCGCGCCCGCAGACCATGCAAGTGCGTAGCGACGAGCGCGACTTCAGCCTGCAGCGCAGCGGTGATTCGCGCTGGATCGTGGCCCAGCGCGTGCCGGCCGAAGTCTGGCCGTTGGCTCGCCAGTTCTTCGAGGACAACGGCTTTCGCATCGCCGACGAGCGTCCGCAGGTGGGTGAGTTCACCACCGCCTGGCAGCGTTTCGACGAACTCTCCGCCAACATGGCGCGCCGTCTGAGCAGCCGCGTATCCGGCGTCGCCGCCGATGCCGAAACCCGCGTGCGCGTGCGCATCGAGCCAGGCGTGCAACGCAACACCAGCGAAGTCTTCGTCACCAGCGTCCAGCGCCCGGCCGGCAGCACCGCCGATGTGGCCTTCGCCGCCAGCGGCAACGCCAGCCTCGAAGGCGCCTTGCTCGACGAGATGATGGTCAGCATGGCGCGCAGCGTCGAGCAGGGTGGTTCGGTTTCCCTGCTCGCTGCCCGCGACTTCGACGCGCCGAGCCGCGCCAGCCTCAGCGAAGACGGCAACGGCAATCCGGTACTCAACCTGAGCGCCGACTTCGACCGCGCCTGGTCGGGCGTAGGCCGCTCCCTGGAGCTGGCCGACATTCGCGTCGACGACCTCAACCGCAGCCTTGGCGTGTACTACATCAACCTGGCCGAAGGCGCGCAGAGGCGTGACGAGAAGCCGGGCTTCTTCCGCCGCCTGTTCGGCAGCGAGCCAAGCAAGGAAGAGATCGAAGCCCGCGCCGAGCGTTACCAGGTACGCCTGACCACCGTCGGTGAAGGCGTTCAGGTCACCGTGGAAAAAGACCTCAACACCATCGCGCCGGACGATGTGGCGCGCCGCGTACTGGGGCTGATCCAGGACAATCTCGGCTAA
- a CDS encoding phosphoribosylaminoimidazolesuccinocarboxamide synthase, producing MSTPTTLSLKKIYSGKVRDLYEIDDKRMLMVATDRLSAFDVILEQPIPEKGKILTAISNFWFDKLAGVVPNHFTGDQVEDVVPAAELPLVEGRAVVAKRLKPVAVEAIVRGYIVGSGWKEYQKSGTVCGIALPAGLKEAAKLPQPIFTPSTKAAVGDHDENISFEQCEAIIGAELAAQVRDTAIKLYSTAVEYAATRGIIIADTKFEFGLDEDGTLTLMDEVLTPDSSRFWPADSYAEGSNPPSFDKQFVRDWLESTGWNKQPPAPAVPAEVAQKTADKYREALTRLTA from the coding sequence ATGAGCACACCCACCACCCTGAGCCTGAAGAAAATCTACTCGGGCAAGGTTCGCGACCTCTACGAAATCGACGACAAGCGCATGCTGATGGTGGCGACCGATCGTCTCTCGGCATTCGACGTCATCCTCGAACAACCCATCCCGGAGAAGGGCAAGATCCTCACCGCCATCTCCAACTTCTGGTTCGACAAACTGGCCGGCGTGGTGCCCAACCACTTCACCGGCGACCAGGTCGAAGACGTTGTGCCGGCTGCCGAACTGCCCCTGGTCGAAGGCCGCGCTGTGGTCGCCAAGCGCCTCAAGCCAGTGGCCGTGGAAGCCATCGTGCGTGGCTACATCGTCGGCTCCGGCTGGAAGGAATACCAGAAGAGCGGCACCGTCTGCGGCATCGCCCTGCCGGCGGGCCTCAAGGAAGCGGCCAAGCTGCCGCAACCGATCTTCACCCCCTCCACCAAGGCCGCCGTAGGCGACCATGACGAGAACATCAGCTTCGAGCAGTGCGAAGCCATCATCGGCGCCGAACTGGCCGCCCAGGTGCGCGACACCGCTATCAAGCTGTACAGCACTGCCGTCGAATACGCCGCCACGCGCGGTATCATCATCGCCGACACCAAGTTCGAGTTCGGCCTCGATGAAGACGGCACCCTGACCCTGATGGACGAAGTGCTGACCCCGGACTCCAGCCGCTTCTGGCCGGCCGACAGCTATGCCGAAGGCAGCAACCCGCCGAGCTTCGACAAACAGTTCGTGCGCGACTGGTTGGAATCCACCGGCTGGAACAAACAGCCGCCGGCCCCGGCCGTACCGGCAGAGGTGGCGCAGAAGACCGCCGACAAGTATCGCGAAGCCCTGACTCGTCTCACCGCCTGA
- a CDS encoding antitoxin of toxin-antitoxin stability system, with translation MTKETAFNSKLEPECKTAAQPTHRPHFPVTQGLMREQRQAKQHDEFVQAKVAAARASVEAGHGRHNAEVEAEFAARRARVLDN, from the coding sequence ATGACCAAAGAAACAGCTTTCAACTCGAAGCTTGAGCCTGAATGCAAGACAGCCGCTCAGCCTACGCACAGGCCGCACTTTCCGGTAACTCAAGGCCTTATGCGCGAGCAGCGGCAAGCCAAACAGCATGATGAATTCGTGCAGGCCAAGGTAGCCGCTGCCAGGGCATCGGTAGAGGCTGGTCATGGCCGGCACAATGCCGAGGTGGAAGCTGAGTTCGCCGCTCGCCGTGCCAGGGTCCTGGATAACTGA